The following proteins are co-located in the Verrucomicrobiia bacterium genome:
- a CDS encoding YicC/YloC family endoribonuclease, which translates to MTAFARITGSGREEENWLVEARSLNHRFFEFSLKSPSLIYPLEVRIRDFFQEKIQRGKVSVCISQANQDENEQVLNIDENVVEFYLNAARELGKKYHLQDDLSLRDVLALPKVFSPDKKSADQEQIWKRLEPVLIKTRKALLKAKETEGEVLAADMVQRLDQIGKTVRKIEKQSVGSSKRLHSKLTARLAQLIEEKDLDQERVSREVAFLAERCDITEEIVRLKAHLDVFRDRLKSEGEMGRELDFLCQEINREVNTIGSKSQVFEISSDVIFIKKELEKIREQVQNIE; encoded by the coding sequence ATGACAGCATTCGCGCGCATTACCGGTTCGGGGCGCGAAGAGGAAAACTGGCTGGTTGAAGCGCGTTCCTTAAATCATCGTTTTTTTGAATTTTCCCTTAAAAGTCCATCGCTTATCTATCCTCTGGAAGTGAGGATCCGGGATTTTTTTCAGGAAAAGATCCAGAGGGGGAAAGTATCGGTCTGTATTTCCCAGGCGAATCAGGACGAAAATGAACAGGTCCTGAATATTGATGAAAACGTCGTCGAGTTCTATTTGAACGCCGCCAGGGAATTAGGAAAAAAATATCACCTGCAGGACGATCTTTCCTTGCGGGATGTTTTGGCATTACCGAAGGTTTTTTCGCCCGACAAGAAGAGCGCCGATCAGGAACAAATCTGGAAGCGTTTGGAACCGGTTCTGATCAAAACGCGGAAGGCTTTGCTCAAGGCCAAAGAGACCGAAGGGGAAGTCCTGGCAGCCGACATGGTTCAGCGCCTCGATCAAATAGGCAAAACGGTGCGTAAAATTGAAAAGCAGTCTGTCGGCAGCAGCAAGCGGCTTCACAGCAAGCTCACCGCCAGGCTTGCACAGCTTATCGAAGAAAAAGATCTCGACCAGGAGCGGGTCAGCAGGGAAGTGGCTTTTTTAGCGGAGCGCTGCGACATTACCGAAGAAATCGTGAGGCTGAAGGCGCATCTGGACGTTTTTCGTGATCGCCTTAAAAGCGAAGGTGAAATGGGGCGCGAGCTTGATTTCCTATGCCAGGAAATCAACCGGGAAGTCAATACTATCGGTTCCAAATCCCAGGTGTTTGAAATTTCGTCCGACGTGATTTTCATCAAGAAAGAGCTCGAGAAAATCCGGGAGCAGGTGCAGAACATTGAGTAA
- a CDS encoding helix-turn-helix domain-containing protein, protein METREPSKKFMNAHDVSDYLRISLSTVHHLTRAGKLMSVKVGKQWRYNKDEIDRYLGKAVPVSRTYQGKDRRHAARQSCMVQGFAIIPRGKEGAWIGDGTVLNCSGNGLLFEASEGVFYEEGAYPEASIKLRVLLHPDAKTEYEVEGRIVRTEIVGRTRFGVQFNKPIPELAHGLEMAAAKN, encoded by the coding sequence ATGGAAACGCGTGAGCCAAGCAAAAAATTCATGAATGCCCATGACGTCAGCGATTATTTGAGGATCTCATTATCCACGGTTCATCATCTGACAAGGGCCGGCAAACTCATGTCGGTCAAAGTGGGAAAGCAATGGCGCTACAATAAAGACGAAATTGATCGTTATCTGGGAAAAGCCGTTCCTGTTTCCCGCACCTATCAAGGTAAGGATCGCCGTCATGCCGCGCGGCAAAGTTGCATGGTCCAGGGTTTTGCCATTATTCCTCGAGGAAAAGAAGGGGCCTGGATAGGGGATGGAACGGTCCTGAATTGTAGTGGAAACGGATTGCTCTTTGAGGCGTCAGAAGGCGTTTTTTACGAAGAGGGAGCCTACCCAGAAGCTTCGATCAAACTCCGCGTCCTTCTTCATCCGGATGCCAAGACCGAATATGAAGTCGAAGGACGCATTGTCCGCACGGAAATCGTAGGCCGCACCCGGTTCGGGGTCCAGTTCAACAAGCCCATCCCTGAATTAGCCCATGGGCTCGAAATGGCGGCTGCTAAAAATTAG
- the pyrF gene encoding orotidine-5'-phosphate decarboxylase, translated as MKNADKIIVALDTPSLDFAERLIKDLEGLISFYKVGFEFFTAHGWAAVDIIRRFGGKVFLDLKLHDIPNTVAKTMAVVCEHEIDMVNVHALGGKEMMVNARKTVDQQVQAGKKRPIVIGVTVLTSHSEQELSKELGIMRSLNEEVLSLAALVQESGLDGVVSSPQEIVMLRQKFPEKFVIVTPGVRPEGSEKSDQKRTFTPNQALQAGSDYLVIGRPITAAADPRKEVETILASMKPVATPPQRQ; from the coding sequence ATGAAAAATGCCGATAAAATTATCGTCGCGCTTGACACGCCGAGCCTGGATTTTGCCGAACGGCTCATCAAAGACCTCGAGGGGCTGATTTCCTTTTATAAGGTAGGCTTCGAGTTTTTTACCGCGCATGGCTGGGCGGCTGTTGACATCATCCGCCGTTTTGGGGGAAAGGTATTTTTAGATTTGAAGCTGCATGACATTCCCAATACGGTGGCCAAGACTATGGCCGTTGTCTGCGAGCATGAGATCGACATGGTGAACGTCCATGCTTTGGGCGGTAAAGAAATGATGGTCAACGCCCGCAAAACCGTGGACCAACAGGTTCAGGCGGGAAAGAAACGTCCGATTGTCATTGGAGTGACGGTCTTGACGAGTCATTCCGAGCAAGAGTTGTCGAAAGAACTGGGCATCATGAGGTCCTTGAATGAAGAGGTTCTGAGCCTCGCGGCATTAGTTCAGGAGTCGGGTTTAGATGGCGTCGTCAGTTCTCCCCAAGAAATCGTGATGCTGAGGCAGAAGTTCCCGGAAAAGTTTGTGATCGTGACCCCCGGAGTAAGGCCCGAGGGGAGTGAAAAAAGCGATCAAAAGCGTACCTTTACCCCGAACCAAGCCCTTCAAGCGGGTTCGGATTACCTGGTGATCGGCCGGCCTATCACCGCTGCTGCGGACCCCCGCAAAGAGGTGGAAACGATTCTAGCCTCGATGAAACCCGTCGCCACCCCTCCCCAGCGGCAGTAA
- a CDS encoding dihydroorotate dehydrogenase produces MTMNRPKQKNKEAKTPAAVDMTCRIKDLVFKNPVTVASGTFGTKDEYTSCVDYEKLGAVITKTITVKPRRGNPMPRICETPSGMLNAIGLQNKGLEDFIENKIPYFAGIKTPLIVNIAGEEENDFEILVKALHAHKKVVKALEINLSCPNVEAGGVSGMKKKEKIEKIIKTVRGETDLPIVAKLSPELGDVIEIAGEVLRAGADGLSLINTLKGLAVNIRTRQPRIANVTGGLSGPAIRPVALRYVYEVKKNYQVPVIASGGILTADDAMEFIIVGADLIALGTANFVNPTATMDVLRGIETFCRNQGIMSLSQIRGTFHVPPRQSCWQ; encoded by the coding sequence ATGACGATGAACCGTCCGAAGCAAAAAAATAAGGAAGCCAAGACTCCGGCCGCGGTGGACATGACCTGCCGCATCAAGGACCTTGTTTTTAAAAATCCCGTCACGGTGGCTTCCGGCACGTTCGGCACCAAAGACGAATACACTTCCTGCGTGGATTATGAAAAGCTGGGCGCGGTCATCACGAAGACCATCACGGTAAAGCCCCGCCGCGGAAATCCGATGCCGCGCATCTGCGAAACGCCGAGCGGGATGCTGAATGCCATCGGCCTTCAGAACAAAGGCCTCGAGGATTTCATCGAGAATAAAATTCCTTATTTCGCGGGCATCAAAACGCCGCTTATCGTGAACATCGCCGGCGAAGAAGAGAACGACTTTGAAATCCTTGTGAAAGCGCTGCATGCGCACAAGAAGGTCGTGAAGGCCCTCGAAATCAATCTGTCGTGCCCGAACGTGGAAGCGGGCGGAGTTTCCGGCATGAAGAAAAAGGAAAAGATCGAGAAAATCATCAAGACGGTACGCGGCGAAACCGACCTGCCGATCGTGGCCAAGCTTTCTCCGGAGCTGGGAGACGTGATCGAGATTGCGGGAGAAGTCTTGCGGGCCGGGGCGGACGGGCTCAGCCTTATCAATACCCTCAAAGGGCTCGCCGTTAATATCCGGACGCGCCAGCCCCGGATTGCCAATGTCACCGGCGGTTTGAGCGGGCCGGCGATACGCCCCGTGGCGCTGCGCTATGTGTATGAAGTCAAAAAAAATTACCAAGTTCCAGTGATCGCGTCCGGTGGAATTTTAACGGCCGACGATGCCATGGAGTTCATCATCGTGGGAGCCGACCTCATTGCATTAGGAACGGCCAATTTCGTCAATCCGACCGCGACCATGGATGTGCTGCGCGGGATCGAGACGTTTTGCCGGAACCAGGGAATCATGTCTCTTTCACAAATTCGGGGAACCTTTCACGTTCCTCCGCGCCAAAGCTGCTGGCAATAA
- a CDS encoding dihydroorotate dehydrogenase electron transfer subunit has translation MSSARSKMQDEVVTILDNRKINEKYFKLTFASKKLSRGVVPGQFLQLQIQPTFDPLLRRPFSYYRIKGERVEVLYEILGRGTGILSQKGKGSRVRILGPLGNPFSKPKAKKTTVLVAGGIGLPPLVFFAEKNKVDYLLIGGKSKAEVLPKSELSKVSGKVLYATNDGSYGKKGFVTVLLDELIHQQEDPRNLFVQTCGPKVMMQAVIDLARKYEIPGEASIDETMGCGVGACLGCMVETDKGLVPSCVEGPVFAFDSIRQSLV, from the coding sequence TTGAGCTCGGCCAGGAGCAAGATGCAGGACGAAGTCGTTACCATTCTGGACAACCGCAAAATCAACGAAAAGTATTTCAAGCTGACGTTCGCATCGAAGAAGTTGTCCCGCGGCGTAGTCCCGGGCCAGTTTCTGCAGCTCCAGATCCAGCCGACGTTCGATCCTCTCCTGCGCCGGCCCTTCAGCTATTACCGCATCAAGGGCGAACGCGTCGAAGTCCTTTACGAAATCCTGGGGCGCGGCACGGGCATTCTTTCCCAGAAGGGAAAGGGCAGCCGCGTGCGGATTCTCGGGCCGCTGGGTAATCCGTTCTCCAAACCTAAAGCAAAAAAGACCACGGTCCTTGTTGCGGGCGGCATCGGCCTGCCGCCGCTCGTTTTTTTCGCGGAAAAAAACAAAGTGGACTATCTCTTGATCGGGGGTAAATCCAAAGCCGAAGTCCTTCCGAAGTCCGAGCTCTCGAAAGTCAGCGGCAAAGTCCTGTATGCGACCAACGACGGCAGCTACGGAAAAAAAGGCTTCGTCACCGTCCTTCTGGATGAATTGATCCACCAGCAAGAGGATCCTCGCAATTTATTTGTGCAGACCTGCGGTCCGAAAGTGATGATGCAGGCCGTCATCGATCTGGCCCGGAAATATGAAATTCCCGGCGAGGCCTCGATCGATGAGACGATGGGCTGCGGCGTCGGCGCTTGCCTGGGATGCATGGTCGAGACCGATAAAGGACTCGTGCCTTCCTGCGTCGAAGGCCCTGTTTTCGCATTCGATTCGATCCGCCAGTCTCTGGTGTAA
- the carB gene encoding carbamoyl-phosphate synthase large subunit: MPKREDLKKILIIGSGPIIIGQACEFDYSGTQACKALREEGYSVVLINPNPATIMTDPETADRIYIEPLRLEFLEKVIIKERPDACLPTMGGQTALNLTVQAYEKGIFQKYGVELIGAKYEAIKKAENREQFKTAMQKIGLDLPRSDFAYTVDEALRVADKIGYPVIVRPSFTLGGSGSGICYNREELERTSRLGLEYSMVKEILVEESILGWKEFELEVMRDIKDNYVVICSIENFDPLGVHTGDSITVAPAQTLTDKEYQRMRDAGRKIISEIGVETGGSNIQFAINPKDGRIVVIEMNPRVSRSSALASKATGFPIAKFAAKLAVGYTLNEIPNDITKYTPASFEPSIDYCVVKVPRFAFEKFEGVDANLNSQMKSVGEAMAIGRTFKEALQKGLRSLETKRFGLGADGKDKVFDTALKTREEYLSFFKELPSKKDLMEKIQHRIGKPMEDRIFYIKYAMMAGITIDEIYRRSFVDPWFLAQMQQIVEMEKELVEATGKTQAQAEILRDAKRMGFSDRQLAFLWNMKEDEVRALRKKLGVEAVFKLVDTCAAEFKAFTPYFYSTYEEEDETIPSAKPKIMILGGGPNRIGQGIEFDYCCVHAAFALKELGFETIMVNSNPETVSTDYDTSDKLFFEPLTLEDVLNIYEREKPVGAIVQLGGQTPLNLAKGLAANGIKILGTSAEAIDIAEDRDKFKKLLEKIKLKQPANGIAYNLNDAIRISKDIGYPIVIRPSYVLGGRAMEIVYDEAFLKKYMVTAVEASDEHPVLIDKYLEDAIEVDVDLISDGETSVIGSVMEHVEEAGIHSGDSASAIPPFSLSKELIEEISTKTKQIAKELKIVGLMNVQYAVFQGEVYCLEVNPRASRTVPFVSKTIGVPLAKLAAKIMGGKTLKELGFTQEVSVPYSAVKESVFPFVKFPGVDIILSPEMKSTGEVMGIDEDFAHAFYKSQDGASCHIPHEGNVFISVKAKDKEKIIPVAKSFQDMGYTITATRGTAEVLKKNGIHSEVILKIAEGHPNVADLIRNHQVKLVVNTPSGKGPVLDEAKIRSLAVSFNVPCITTINAARAAVKALEGVRGHGFEVRAIQDYHSRLKSSSAKPVTV; encoded by the coding sequence ATGCCAAAACGTGAAGACCTCAAGAAGATCCTGATCATCGGCTCTGGCCCCATCATCATCGGTCAGGCCTGCGAATTCGACTATTCCGGAACCCAGGCCTGCAAGGCCCTGCGCGAGGAAGGCTACAGCGTCGTCCTCATCAATCCCAATCCGGCGACCATCATGACCGACCCCGAGACGGCGGACCGCATTTACATCGAGCCTCTCCGGCTGGAATTCCTCGAGAAAGTCATCATCAAGGAGCGTCCGGATGCCTGCCTGCCCACGATGGGCGGCCAGACCGCGCTGAACCTCACGGTCCAGGCGTATGAAAAAGGAATTTTCCAGAAATACGGCGTCGAGCTGATCGGCGCCAAATACGAAGCCATCAAAAAGGCCGAGAACCGCGAGCAGTTCAAGACGGCCATGCAGAAAATCGGCCTCGATCTTCCGCGCAGCGATTTCGCTTACACGGTCGACGAAGCCCTCCGCGTCGCGGACAAGATCGGCTATCCCGTGATCGTCAGGCCCAGTTTTACGCTCGGCGGCTCCGGCAGCGGCATCTGCTACAACCGCGAAGAACTCGAACGCACGTCGCGCCTCGGCCTCGAGTACAGCATGGTGAAAGAGATCCTGGTCGAAGAATCCATTCTCGGCTGGAAGGAATTCGAGCTCGAAGTCATGCGCGACATCAAGGACAACTATGTCGTCATCTGCTCCATCGAAAACTTCGACCCGCTCGGCGTGCACACGGGCGATTCCATCACAGTGGCCCCGGCCCAGACGCTGACGGACAAGGAATACCAGCGCATGCGTGACGCCGGCCGCAAGATCATTTCTGAGATCGGCGTCGAAACCGGCGGCTCGAACATCCAGTTCGCCATCAACCCCAAAGACGGCAGGATTGTCGTCATTGAAATGAACCCGCGCGTGTCGCGTTCCTCCGCGCTTGCCTCCAAGGCCACGGGCTTTCCGATCGCGAAGTTCGCGGCGAAGCTTGCCGTCGGCTATACGCTGAACGAAATCCCGAACGACATTACGAAATACACGCCGGCGTCGTTCGAGCCGTCGATCGATTATTGCGTGGTAAAAGTGCCTCGCTTTGCTTTCGAAAAGTTTGAAGGCGTGGATGCGAACCTCAATTCCCAGATGAAATCGGTCGGCGAAGCCATGGCCATCGGCCGCACGTTTAAAGAAGCTCTGCAAAAGGGCCTCCGTTCGCTCGAGACCAAGCGCTTCGGGCTTGGCGCCGACGGCAAGGACAAGGTTTTCGACACGGCGCTGAAGACGCGGGAAGAATACCTGAGCTTTTTCAAAGAGCTGCCTTCCAAGAAAGACCTGATGGAAAAAATCCAGCACCGCATCGGCAAGCCGATGGAAGACCGGATTTTCTACATCAAGTACGCCATGATGGCCGGCATCACCATCGACGAAATTTACCGCCGTTCTTTCGTCGATCCCTGGTTCCTCGCGCAGATGCAGCAAATCGTGGAAATGGAAAAAGAGCTGGTCGAGGCGACGGGGAAAACGCAGGCCCAGGCGGAAATCCTCCGCGATGCGAAGCGCATGGGGTTTTCCGACCGGCAGCTTGCTTTCCTCTGGAACATGAAAGAAGACGAAGTCCGCGCGCTCCGCAAAAAACTCGGGGTGGAAGCGGTTTTCAAGCTCGTCGATACCTGCGCCGCGGAATTCAAGGCGTTCACGCCGTACTTTTACTCGACTTACGAAGAAGAGGACGAAACCATCCCGTCCGCGAAGCCCAAAATCATGATCCTGGGAGGCGGACCCAACCGTATCGGCCAGGGCATCGAGTTCGATTATTGCTGCGTGCACGCGGCCTTCGCGCTCAAAGAGCTCGGGTTCGAAACGATCATGGTCAATTCCAATCCCGAGACCGTGAGCACGGACTACGATACCTCCGACAAACTTTTCTTCGAGCCGCTGACGCTGGAAGACGTGCTCAATATTTATGAGCGGGAAAAACCGGTGGGAGCCATCGTGCAGCTCGGCGGACAAACTCCCCTGAACCTCGCCAAGGGGCTTGCCGCCAATGGCATTAAAATCCTGGGCACTTCGGCGGAAGCGATCGATATTGCCGAGGACCGAGACAAGTTCAAGAAGCTGCTCGAAAAGATCAAGCTGAAGCAGCCGGCCAACGGGATCGCCTATAATTTGAATGACGCCATCCGCATTTCAAAAGACATCGGATACCCGATCGTGATCCGTCCTTCGTACGTTCTCGGCGGCCGCGCCATGGAAATTGTGTACGATGAAGCGTTCCTGAAAAAGTACATGGTCACGGCGGTCGAAGCGAGCGATGAGCATCCGGTGCTGATCGACAAGTATCTGGAAGACGCGATCGAAGTTGACGTGGACCTTATTTCGGACGGTGAGACTTCCGTGATCGGCTCGGTGATGGAGCACGTGGAAGAGGCGGGCATCCATTCAGGGGACAGCGCGTCGGCCATTCCGCCGTTCTCTCTCAGCAAAGAGCTGATCGAGGAGATTTCCACGAAGACCAAGCAGATCGCCAAGGAGCTCAAGATCGTCGGGCTCATGAACGTGCAATACGCCGTTTTCCAGGGCGAAGTTTATTGCCTGGAAGTCAATCCGCGCGCTTCCCGCACCGTGCCATTCGTGAGCAAGACTATCGGCGTGCCTTTGGCCAAACTCGCGGCCAAAATCATGGGCGGCAAGACGCTAAAGGAATTGGGATTCACCCAGGAAGTCAGCGTCCCGTATTCGGCCGTGAAAGAATCCGTGTTCCCGTTCGTGAAGTTTCCGGGCGTCGACATCATTTTGTCGCCGGAAATGAAATCGACGGGCGAAGTCATGGGCATCGACGAGGATTTTGCGCATGCGTTCTACAAATCGCAGGACGGCGCGTCCTGCCACATTCCGCATGAGGGGAATGTGTTCATCAGCGTGAAGGCCAAGGACAAAGAAAAAATCATTCCCGTGGCCAAAAGTTTTCAGGACATGGGGTATACCATCACCGCCACGCGCGGCACGGCGGAAGTCCTGAAGAAGAACGGCATCCATTCGGAAGTAATTTTGAAAATCGCCGAAGGCCATCCGAACGTCGCGGACCTCATCCGCAACCACCAGGTGAAGCTCGTCGTGAACACCCCGAGCGGGAAAGGTCCGGTTCTCGACGAAGCCAAGATCCGTTCGCTGGCGGTTTCTTTCAATGTGCCCTGTATCACCACCATCAATGCCGCGCGCGCCGCGGTCAAGGCCCTGGAAGGTGTGCGGGGGCATGGTTTTGAAGTCAGGGCGATCCAGGATTATCACAGCCGGCTGAAGTCTTCCTCGGCGAAGCCGGTTACCGTTTGA
- the carA gene encoding glutamine-hydrolyzing carbamoyl-phosphate synthase small subunit, producing the protein MKAKKAFLALEDGLVFEGKAFGAEGEIYGEVVFNTSLTGYQEILTDPSYKGQIVTMTYPHIGNYGINRADEESTHCWAEGFIIRELSPVLSNYRSEMSLDEYLKKNNKIGIQEIDTRKLVKHLRDHGAKKGVLSTIDSNKESLVKKAKESPSIVGVDLVKDVTCPKPYSFREPPLKGFEWGNPAGRKAYKVVALDCGIKTNILRKLVQHGFEVDVVPASTKASEILAKNPDGVFLSNGPGDPSAVPYVVETVRGLIGKKPVFGICLGHQILGLALGGTTSKLKFGHRGGNHPVMDLKTGTVEITSQNHGFVVDLESLPKDEVELTHVNLNDKTVEGMRHKKHPVFSVQYHPENSPGPHDSDYLFERFYELVDKSH; encoded by the coding sequence ATGAAAGCAAAAAAAGCCTTCTTGGCATTGGAAGACGGACTGGTTTTCGAAGGAAAGGCGTTTGGCGCCGAGGGCGAAATCTACGGCGAGGTCGTTTTCAACACGTCGCTGACGGGCTATCAGGAAATCTTGACCGACCCTTCCTATAAAGGACAGATCGTCACCATGACCTACCCGCACATCGGCAACTACGGTATCAACCGGGCGGACGAAGAATCCACGCATTGCTGGGCTGAAGGCTTTATCATCCGGGAACTCAGCCCGGTGCTCAGCAATTACCGTTCGGAAATGTCGCTTGATGAATACCTGAAAAAGAACAACAAGATCGGCATCCAGGAAATCGACACGCGCAAGCTGGTGAAGCATCTCCGCGACCACGGCGCCAAAAAAGGCGTGCTTTCCACGATCGATTCCAACAAAGAAAGCCTTGTCAAAAAGGCGAAAGAATCTCCCAGCATCGTGGGCGTCGATCTCGTGAAGGATGTGACGTGCCCGAAGCCGTATTCCTTCCGCGAGCCGCCGCTCAAAGGTTTCGAATGGGGGAATCCGGCGGGCCGCAAAGCCTATAAAGTAGTGGCGCTCGACTGCGGCATCAAGACGAACATCCTGCGCAAGCTGGTGCAGCATGGATTCGAGGTCGACGTGGTTCCCGCGTCCACCAAGGCATCGGAGATCCTCGCGAAAAATCCGGACGGCGTTTTCCTCTCGAACGGCCCGGGCGATCCTTCGGCCGTACCCTATGTCGTGGAAACCGTACGCGGCTTGATCGGCAAGAAGCCGGTCTTCGGCATCTGCCTGGGGCACCAGATTCTCGGGCTCGCGCTCGGCGGGACGACTTCCAAGCTGAAGTTCGGACACCGCGGCGGCAATCATCCGGTCATGGACCTCAAGACCGGTACCGTGGAAATCACGTCGCAGAATCACGGTTTTGTCGTGGACCTGGAGTCGCTTCCGAAAGATGAAGTCGAATTGACCCACGTGAACCTGAACGACAAGACGGTCGAAGGGATGCGCCACAAAAAGCACCCTGTCTTCTCCGTCCAGTATCACCCTGAAAATTCTCCGGGACCGCACGACAGCGATTATCTCTTTGAACGCTTTTATGAACTCGTGGATAAATCCCACTAA
- a CDS encoding dihydroorotase: MNFLIRGAHVVDPASKLDGVMDIQVQNGKIVKIAKTLEAQGAEVIEGKGQHLFPGFIDLHTHFREPGFEAKETIQTGAMAALKGGYVASVSMPNTDPPCDQQSVVDNILRKAREVGYHIFPSGTISKGRLGKELTEMADLKRAGIVAVTDDGDWVADSLLMRRAMEYASMLGLIVMSHCEDRRLSAKGVMNEGLSSTKLGLRGIPPASEEIAVARDIELARYTGARLHVCHVSTARSVELIRRAKSEGIPVTTEVTPHNLTLTDEELEGYNTNCKMYPPLRTEEDVKVIRKALKDGTIDCISTDHAPHTQEEKMAQFDEAPFGTIGLETALGVVLTTLYHEEKWTLKEIVRMMSTRPAEILGIQSDFGGVREGMTANLTLVDLERGWTVLPEELRSKSRNSCFMKKQLKGRVAMTFCGGKLWRF; this comes from the coding sequence ATGAACTTCCTGATCCGGGGCGCTCACGTGGTGGATCCCGCTTCCAAACTTGATGGCGTGATGGACATCCAGGTCCAAAATGGAAAGATTGTGAAGATCGCCAAGACGCTCGAAGCCCAAGGGGCGGAAGTGATCGAGGGCAAAGGGCAGCATTTGTTTCCCGGCTTCATCGACCTCCACACCCATTTCCGCGAGCCGGGTTTTGAGGCCAAGGAAACCATTCAAACCGGAGCCATGGCCGCGCTGAAAGGCGGTTATGTCGCATCGGTTTCCATGCCGAACACGGATCCGCCCTGCGACCAGCAAAGCGTGGTGGATAACATCCTGCGCAAGGCCCGCGAAGTCGGGTATCACATCTTTCCTTCGGGCACGATCAGCAAGGGCCGCCTCGGAAAAGAGCTGACGGAAATGGCGGATTTAAAGCGCGCCGGCATCGTGGCGGTCACCGACGACGGCGACTGGGTCGCGGACTCGCTCCTCATGCGCCGGGCCATGGAATACGCGTCGATGCTGGGCCTCATCGTCATGAGCCACTGCGAAGACCGCCGGCTTTCGGCCAAAGGCGTCATGAACGAAGGCCTGAGCTCGACGAAGCTCGGGCTGCGCGGGATTCCGCCGGCCAGCGAAGAGATTGCCGTGGCGCGCGACATCGAGCTCGCGCGTTACACCGGCGCTCGTCTTCACGTCTGTCACGTCTCCACGGCCCGCTCCGTGGAGTTGATCCGGCGGGCCAAGTCCGAAGGCATCCCGGTGACGACCGAAGTCACGCCGCATAATTTAACGCTCACGGACGAGGAGCTTGAGGGCTATAATACGAACTGCAAAATGTATCCGCCGCTCCGGACCGAAGAAGACGTGAAGGTCATCCGCAAGGCGCTGAAAGACGGCACCATCGACTGCATCTCCACCGATCATGCGCCACACACGCAGGAAGAAAAAATGGCGCAGTTCGACGAAGCGCCGTTCGGCACGATCGGTCTCGAGACCGCGCTTGGAGTGGTCCTCACCACGCTTTATCACGAGGAAAAATGGACCTTGAAGGAAATCGTGCGGATGATGTCCACGCGTCCGGCGGAAATCCTGGGCATCCAGTCCGACTTCGGCGGGGTCCGCGAAGGCATGACGGCCAACCTGACGCTTGTGGACCTGGAGCGGGGATGGACCGTGCTGCCGGAAGAGCTTCGTTCCAAATCGAGAAATTCCTGCTTCATGAAGAAGCAGCTCAAAGGCCGCGTTGCCATGACGTTCTGCGGCGGAAAATTGTGGCGTTTTTAA
- a CDS encoding aspartate carbamoyltransferase catalytic subunit, with product MKKWERKDLLGLRDLSAAEIQLILDTAKSFQEVSLRSVKKVPALQGKTIANLFFEPSTRTRISFELAEKRLSADTLHIAAQTSSFVKGETLKDAAKNIEALKVDVIIMRHPSSGAPHRIANYLKANVINAGDGINEHPSQALIDMFTVLEKKKKIKGIRISFIGDILHSRVARSNIWGLTKLGAEVTVCAPKTLLPRDVEKLGVRATTNLQEAVKDADVINLLRIQLERQEESYFPSIREYVTAYQISSEILKKAKPDVLIMHPGPVNRGIEITSEVVDGPYSVILDQVTNGLSVRMAILYLICGASAEPVVKEAA from the coding sequence ATGAAAAAATGGGAGAGAAAAGACCTGCTCGGACTGCGCGATCTGAGCGCCGCGGAGATCCAGCTCATCTTGGACACGGCGAAATCCTTCCAGGAAGTTTCTCTGCGCTCGGTCAAGAAGGTGCCGGCGCTCCAGGGCAAAACGATCGCCAATCTGTTCTTTGAGCCGAGCACGCGGACCCGCATCTCGTTTGAGCTGGCGGAAAAACGCCTCAGCGCGGACACGCTGCACATCGCGGCGCAGACGTCCAGCTTCGTGAAAGGCGAGACGCTGAAAGATGCCGCGAAAAACATCGAAGCGCTTAAAGTGGACGTCATTATCATGCGCCATCCTTCTTCCGGCGCGCCGCACCGCATCGCCAATTACCTCAAGGCGAACGTGATCAACGCTGGAGACGGCATCAACGAGCATCCGTCGCAGGCGCTGATCGACATGTTCACCGTGCTCGAAAAGAAAAAGAAAATCAAAGGCATCCGCATCAGCTTCATCGGCGACATTCTGCACAGCCGGGTCGCGCGCTCCAACATCTGGGGGCTCACGAAGCTGGGCGCGGAAGTCACGGTCTGCGCGCCGAAGACACTTCTGCCGCGCGACGTGGAAAAACTCGGCGTGCGCGCGACGACCAACCTGCAGGAAGCGGTCAAAGACGCGGACGTGATCAACCTGCTTCGGATCCAGCTCGAGCGCCAGGAGGAATCCTATTTCCCGAGCATCCGGGAATACGTGACCGCCTATCAAATCAGCAGCGAGATTTTGAAGAAAGCCAAGCCCGACGTTCTGATCATGCATCCGGGCCCCGTGAACCGTGGTATCGAAATCACAAGCGAGGTTGTGGACGGGCCGTATTCAGTGATTCTGGACCAGGTCACGAACGGCCTTTCCGTCCGCATGGCCATTCTCTACCTGATCTGCGGTGCTTCGGCTGAGCCCGTCGTTAAGGAGGCCGCATGA